The Elaeis guineensis isolate ETL-2024a chromosome 5, EG11, whole genome shotgun sequence DNA segment TATTCTTAAGAAGATTCCTCTAGGATTTGGGGAAGACTCAACCCTTTCTTCAACCGGGCACATAGGAGAGACACAGGAATCCATGAAACAAGATGCAGAGGCTTGTTTATGTGGGAGCACATCACCTACCAACCCTGCTTTGTCTCCTGAAATTGGCTTTACTGTGCAGCCTGAAGGCTCAGCTGCTGAAATGGAAAATGCTGTTGCACCTAGTGAACATTTAGCATGTTTAACAGTTGGCCTTGAAAATGCTGAAGAAATGGCTGAGTATAATATGTTAGTTCCCAACACTCTGGCCCCCGACTTGGAGTACTTCTCTGATGCTAAGGAGCCTCAAGAGTTCCCTCGTGTGGTCTCAGCAGGGTGTACCCACTTGAGTTATGTTGAAGAAACCAGTCCTAACGACATGCAGTTGCAGTGCAACGTTCCCAACCATGAGCTGCTTGAATGTCCCATTTCTGTTGATGATAGTTTGAAATTACTAGATGAGCTTACAGTACATATTTCTCAGGAGAATACACTGCAGACAGGAGAACCTACACAATGTGAGGACATAGTAGGTGATAATGCAATTTTTGAACATAACAGTGATAATGCACATCCTTGTTCAACATATTCTCCAGAAACATCAGGTCTTCAAGTACAGTTGGAAGAACATGGTATTCCTGATGTTGCATCTCTATATCAGTACCCAGTGGAGAAACAAGAAGCAATTAGTCCAAAGGACAAAAGAGTGATGGATTCTCAAGGCATCCAGTACACAGCTCTTCCTGAGGAAGATCAACCTGTGACTGCTTCTACAATTTTTGACCCCGAGTTATCCATTTTATATTCATCTGATCCACCTGATTCTAGATTAGTTAGTGATGTTTGTCAAACAAAGTCATCTGGAGATGTCCAAACAGATCTTCCTTCCGACAATGACGAGGCAAATTTAATATGTTCCTTAGAAAGCAAACAAGATTTTGTTTTCAAAGCTTTGCCACATGGTGGTTGTGATGGTACAGAAGAAAAGAAGCCTGTATCTACTAAGAAGCCTCAAGAGTTCCCTCATGTGGTCTCAGCAGGGTGTACCCATTTGAGTTATGTTGAAGAAGCCAGTCCTAGTGACATGCAGTTGCAGTGCAATGTTCCCAAGCATGAGCTGATTGAATGTCCCATTTCTGTTGATGATAGTTTGAAATTACTAGATAAGCTTACGGTACATATTTCTCAGGAGAATACACTGCAGACAGCGGAACCTACACAATGTGAGGACATGGTAGCTGACAATGCAATTTTTGAACATAACAGTGATAATGCACATCCTTGTTCAACGTATTCTCCAGAAACATCAGGTCTTCAAGTACAGTTGCAAGAACATGGTATTCCTGATGTTGCAGCTCTATATCGGTACCAAGTGGAGAAACAAGAAGCAATTAGTCCAAAGGACAAAAGAGCGATGGATTCTCAACGCATCCAGTACACAGCTCTTCCTGAGGAAGATCAACCTGTGACTGCTTCTACCGCTTTTGACCCTGAGTTATCCATTTTATATTCATCTGATCCATCTGATTCTATATTACCTACTGATGTTTGTCAAACAAAGTCATCTGGAGATGTCCAAACAGATCTTCCTTCCAACAATGACAAGGCAAATTTAATATGTTCCTTAGAAAGCAAACAAGATTTTGTTTTCAAAGCTTTGCCACATGGTGGTTGTGAGAGTACAGAAGAAAAGGAGCCTCTATCTACTCATTTCCTTTCAGAGCCAACAATTCCACTTGAAGAAGCTGCCTCCAGATTAGAGGTTGGCAGTGAACTAATTGTGTTACCTGTACATCAAGAGGGTGAGCATCTTGATTTGCATGCTCAAACTATTGATCTTAATGATGAACCATCAGAAGAAGGGCCAGAACTCAggtcccatgactcttctatGAATGGAGATGTTAGTGAGTTGGAAACACCACCGTCGAACAAAGCCATGTGTTGGCAAGTTGAGCCAGAAGCTTCCATTTCTTCTGCATGCAGTTCTGAACTTATCTCAAGTTCTTTGGCTTCTAATGTTCCAGCTGTTATGTTACCATCCTTCACAAGCTCTGATGTCATGGTTTTGGAAACTTCTTCTCAATTGCCTGTGGAGCCAGAGTCTGGTAAACCAGTCTCCAGCTTTCCTTTCCAAGatgttgaagaaccaccaccgcTTCCACCACTTCCTCCACTTGAATGGAGAAGAGGAAAGCTTGAACTGGGCTCTCTATCATCATTTGGAAGTTTGTTTCAACCTCCAAGTGGAACAAATCGATCAATGGTACCATCAGCTACTGATTGGAAGAATGGATGTTTACTGGCAGATGAAGGCGAAATGGTTAAGTCAACAAATCCATTTGTTACTATACCAGTGTTGGAAGCCAAGAGTTCTCAGCATGGTTTGTTAAAATCAGAGGGAGAAAAGATGCATCCCTTTAGGTTGTCTGAACTGCCACCAATTGCAGGTGAGGAGGGACATCAACATGATGCCCCATTTTTAGAGGGGAAAGTTGTGTATTCTTCAAACCCTTGTTTGGTAGTTTCACCTGTAGAAGATGAGAAGCATCCATGCAGTCATAATTCAGTGGGGGGAGTGATGTTGCAGCCATCAAACCGATTTGCATCATTATCAGTATTAGAAGATGAGATCTCTCAGTGTCCCCCACTATTACAGGGCGAAACACTACAGCCTTCAGGGGTTACGAGTTCTCAACTTGATCAGTTGCTAAGTTCAGAGTTGGAGAGAGATCAAGAGTCTGAACATGGTCACTTAAGTTTAGAGAGCAAAACAAGCGAGCCTCCAGAAACATTCTTGGTACAGTCGGATACAGAAGATGAGAAGTGTCAATATCGCTCTGGAATTTGTGGAGCTGAAAATATGCATCTTCTGCAATCATCAGTGCCAGTACCAACTATGGGACCAGAGTTGCCTAAGCTAGTCCATGTAACTTCAAGGGAAGATGATCAATCTTCTCAAATTGATGTTTTACCAACACCAGATGATGAGAACTCAAATGTCAAACCTCGTTCGATTCGTAACCGGCCTAGAGATCCTCTGATTGAGGCTGTTGCTGCTCATGATAGAAGCACGGTAATGATTGTTTAGTGCCTCAAGCTTATATTTTTAGAAATCTATGCCAGATAAGAATTGCATAAGAATTTTTCCTCCATTTATCTTGTGTTTTAATGATTTTGCAGATGAGAAAGGTATCAGAGATAGTTCGACCTTCCAATAAGCCAAAGGCCGCTGAAAGGGATTCATTACTAGAGCAGATAAGAAGCAAGGTTAGGTGCACTCAGTTGGATTTCCTTGGTTTTATTAAAGGCCTAGCTTTGGTTCTCACATAGAGATTGTTTGTTCTTGTCAGTCGTTCAACCTCAAACCAGCAGTTGTCACAAAACCAAACATTAAGGGTCCAACAACAAATCTGAAGGTTGCTGCTATCATAGAGAAAGCAAATGCAATCCGCCAGGTGGGTCCTTGACCAATAGACCATAAGTtaaatatctctctctctctctcacattgtAACCATCTTAGCAAACATATTGTTGGTATAGGCATTTGTGGGAAGTGATGAAGACAATGAAGATAGTTGGAGTGATTCTTAAGCCCTGacatttcttgaattggagttcTTCATAGTTGGAGTGATTATCAAGCACCAATCACTTTTTGAACTTTTGGAGCTCTCCATATCTGGTATATGCCAAATCATGCAAGTTTTCCTTCAGTAATACAGTTGTTGAACAGGGGCATGAGACAGTGACAGCCGGAGTAATCTGCGTTAACCAAAGAATCAGCACAGAAGGGAGTCTTTTTGTTCGTGCGTATATATTGTTATGTGTATAATATTCTTTTTGATCCTTTCTTCTTTGTGTCAAAATGTATTTTACAGTGAGCTTGTATTCACTAGCGAAGGCTCTAGATGAAAGAAACAGACCTTGTCCTTGTCCCTCAATGTAATTTTAAGTGAAAAATTTTGGTGTGTGGATTTAAGAGGCATAAATCTTTAAAGTGCATAGAGCTTCCTTCAGAGTCTAGTATTTCCTGGTTTTGTGCAGGCCTTATTGCCCGTGTCAGTGCTGACTCGGTTTGAGACTGAGAGTGTTTGTGTGACCTTAAGGCCCCTTTAAAGGGTAAAAAACTTATCCAGGATTTATATTTTTCTCAGTAAATATTTTTTAGACAGTATTTTGATAAAAAGTAAtctatgcatatttttttataagttgAAAAATAGTTCAGAAATCTATCATCCAGATTGCATATGCGTAATAAATGTTTTCAACAGCATACTGAGTAATGCATGGCAAATCACAGGTAGAGTCTGGGTGGCAGATTTTCAAcacagtttcttttttttttttcttcctttttaagTTGATGCTATGTACGATGTATGGAATTCATCTCACCTTTATTGGAGAAAAGCAAAATAACTTGCACCGCAAATTCGCTTCTAGAGTTTAGACAACCTGGACAATACAATACTCTCTCCTGAGGTATGACAAACACATCATTAGAGTGATTTACTAGTAATTTGCAATTTTTTCCTTGGATTTGGAAGGAGAAATATTGTTTTCTTGTGTTGGCTTTCAGCAGTAGTGAGTTTGGATTAGCGTGCCTGTCCTTGCATGTTGTTTGCACCAGTATCGGCAACTGGTCTGCTGACATCAATATAGATCTTGCGCGATATGCCTGAACTAGTCCCACCGCGTAGAATACGGAGGATAGTTCAAACTTGATGTAAGTTGAACGCTGGAAGATCTCATCCGTGCAACAAAATCTCtgtggcattttttttttctgggtccACAAATAAATTGGGAGGGAAGGGTTTCTCAATAAACGGGTTAGTGGCAAGATCAAATCCTAATTGTCTTGGGACAGGATTAATCACCTCAAACGAGGATTGCAATATCCCTCAAAAATTAGGTTGAGGGAGAATAATCCAGTCCCCATCTCTTAGGCTagtttttttccttatctctTTAAACGGATTCTCTAAATCTCGCAAGCCGAAGAAAGAAATGCTTCACTAAATTTTAATCTTTAAAGTACTTTGAAAATAAGATAAGGAGTAGGGACAATCTACAAAAACAAACCTACTCATATAAACCTTACAATAGGTAAAAaagtaatttaataaaaaattcaaaacttctaAACAAGAAATCTGGATTTTGATAATTTTCgacagaaaagaagaaaaatatttccTAACCAAGAGATGGATTTGCGATATAatgtattaaaaataaatataattaattaaattatatcttttacaccaaaattttattaaattattccaaatctgAAACCTTTAAAAGCAATGTTTGCTTTTACGCGCTTTTTAACCAGTTTATATGACTGCATAACCATTAAATTTACAGCAAAAAAATATGTTAAACAAATAATTCAATAAATACTAAACATTTGATTATATAACCTAATAGTATAAACCAATAACTACAAACCTTCTCCGGCGATGAAGTCTAACCTAATTTGCTTCCAAAGCCTCCATAACCTGCATTCCTTCCCTCCATGCGGCCCTTTAAATTTTTGGGCCGGGAATGGCCGCCATCCCTCTCCCCCGCCAATCCCCTCCTCCTGCCCTCCTCTCCGCCGCCCCGGAGCTAAAGTGGCGCTTCCTCCAGGGATGCCGCTCCTTCCAAGAGCTCAAACACCTCCACGCCCGCCTCCTCCGCCTCGGCCTCGACGGCGACCAGTACctcctcaacctcctcctccgctCCTCCTTCGACTCCGGTCAGCCCGCCCACGCCCTCCTCCTCTTCCGCCGCACCGACCACCCCAACCTCTACCTCTGGAACAACATGGTTCGAGGCCTCGTCGCCGCGGACAACATGGCAGACGCCGTCCACCTCTACACCGACATGCGGCGCGAGGGCCTGTCCCCCAACAACTTCACCTTCCCCTTCGTCCTCAAGGCCTGCGCCCGCCTATTCGACCTCGATACCGGGGTAAAGATCCACGCCCACGTTTTGAAAGCCGGGTTCGAGTTGGATGTCTTCGTCAAGACCAGCTTGCTCTGTCTGTATGCGAAATGTGGCCTCCTGGACGAAGCCCAGCGGCTGTTCGATGAAATGCCGGTGAGAAATGTTGTATCTTGGACCGCGATCATCAGCGGCTACATGGGCGAGGGAAGATTGGTGGAAGCCCTGGATATGTTTCGGAGGTCATTAGAGATGGATTTGAGGCCAGATAGTTTCACGCTGGTCAGGGTCTTGACTGCCTGTTCCCAATTGGGGGACTTGAAGACCGGGGAGTGGATACATCAGTATATAGAGGACAAAGGGATGGAAAAGAATGTTTTTGTTGCTACATCGCTTGTGGATATGTATACTAAATGTGGAAGCATGGACAAGGCTCGAGCTGTCTTTGATGGGATGGTTGAGAAGGATGTGGTGTCTTGGAGTGCGATGATTGGTGGATATTCTTCCAGTGGGCTGCCTCAAGAGGCTTTGGAGCTCTTCTTTCAAATGCAGGCTGTGAATGTGAGGCCTGATTGTTTTACCATGGTCGGAGTTCTTTCAGCTTGTGCTAGATTAGGAGCTCTGGAGTTGGGCCAACAGGTCAGCCGTCAAATGGACATGAATGTCTTTCTCTCGAACCCTGTGTTAGGGACGGCATTGATCGATATGTATGCCAAATGTGGAAGCACAGCTCAGGCTTGGACTGTCTTCAAGAGAATGATGGAAAAAGACGTTATAGTTTGGAATGCAATGATAACAGGGCTTGCCATGACCGGCCATGGGAAGGTGTCATTTGGGCTTTTTGCTCAAATTGAGAAGATGGGAGTCCAACCTGATGGGAATACTTTCATAGGCATTCTCTGTAGCTGTACTCACACTGGTCTAGTGGAAGATGGAAGGAAGTACTTTTATAGCATGAATCGGGTTTATAACTTGACTCCCAGAATTGAGCACTATGGTTGTATGGTTGATCTTCTTGGCCGTGCAGGCTTGTTGGAGGAGGCTCATCGGTTGATTAAGGAGATGCCTATGGAGGCCAATGCAGTTGTTTGGGGGGCTCTGCTGGGTGGTTGCAGGATACACCGTAACACCCAACTAGCCGAGCTTGTTTTGAAGCAGCTTATTGAGCTAGAGCCTCGAAATTCAGGGAATTATGTCCTGCTATCAAATATATATGCCACAAGTGGCAAATGGGAAGATGCAGCAAAACTCAGGTTAGTCATGAAGGAGAAAGGGATCCAGAAGACACCTGGACGTAGCTGGATTGAACTGAAAGGTGTGGTTCACGAGTTCCATGTTGGGGACAAATCCCATCCCTTGAGCAAACAAATTTACTCAAAGCTTGATGAGTTGGGTAAGCAACTAAAGGCACTAGGATACATGCCAACAACAGAAGTAGTCTTGTTTGacatagaagaggaagagaaggagcatTCCCTTGGGCATCATAGCGAGAAGCTAGCCATTGCATTTGGTCTCATCAGTACCAGACCAGATGAAACAATCCGGGTGGTGAAGAACCTTCGTGTCTGTAATGACTGTCATGAAGCTATAAAACTCATTTCAAAAATTATCAATCGTGAAGTAATTGTGAGGGATAATAACCGGTACCACTGTTTCAAAGATGGTTTGTGTTCGTGCAATGATTATTGGTGATTCAACAGATTATTGTAACTTAAAGAAGTTATttatattgttgaaattaatgaagATTGTTGTAGTTGTATACATATCAATTTATTGAAGTTGGTATGGTTCCTGAGTTGATTTCTCCTCAACCAATGATGAGAAATGATTGACGAAGTGGTATAGTTAAAACCATTCAACCAAATGGAAATTTAATACCCTGACTAATTACTACTTTTTAGCTTACTGATACTGCTGCTGTGATGGGACAGATTGAAAGCGCTATGCTCATTAGGCCAAATCTTCTGATCATGTCAGGCAGATAAGTCAGAACATCTGCAATGTACTTGAACATGTTCAACCATTTATATTGCTTGGTATCTTCTTACAATATCTTACCATTATAATAGAAAGTCTCTTATTTGGACTCCATCCCAAATTtacttttcttaaaaaaatactcTCCGATAGGGACCAGACCACCATATATGACTTGTTCTTGAGCATCCCTTCCCTGAGATTGACTCCACATTTTTGCTGCTTCTTTTTTTTCAGATGGCAGAGCAGTGTCTCTAATTTTTGCAATCAAAGTCCTGTGCACCCCAGACATGTAGAGAGTCCCCAGTCCCCATGCATCCCAAACATGTATATAAAGGCATATGCTTAATGCTAGTTTGTATTAGATTATTGGTTTTGTTTTAGCATGTACAATTGAAGGTTGCTTTATTGACAGATAACTGACTTCTGACGTATTTTGTTGACAGTATTGTATTTGATCAATCCTTATCAATGCCTGTTTCATGCCTACTTAATTATGggatattgtttttgttttgcttcTGAATATGCATATATCGATATGTTTTCACTTGAATATAAAATATAAGTTGAGCAAGGTGCTGTAATGACCATTTGCCTTTGTGGTCGAAGAAAGATTATGTTCCCAATGAGTGATATGTTCCAAtatcttatttttgaattattttttatgtcAATAGAACATAAATTAAGTTTGCAGGTATGTGTTTGTATTTTTTGAGTTTTCTCCTAGTCACATGTCGAGAAATGATACTTCTCCAAATGAAAGAAAAGTATAGATAAATGGTGCATCACTGCAATCTAACTGAGATGCTGTAATGTATTTGATTCACAGATGAGTTATCAGTGCACAAGCATGTCGAAGCTACTATTGATAAGATAGATGCCGAACTAGTGACAAGACTCTGGTTTGATGCTGATCATGTCTTCTCATCTATAGAATTTTCCGAGATGTCACTATTTCTTTCCTCCCACCTTTTGTTCCTCTTGGAATTCTTCAATATTTTGTGAGGATGCAGAAGAAGACAGGCACATCTTGAGCACTTTGAAGCAGAAATTCCAATCCAGAAATAGGCCTTCCATCAGTCAATAAGCCTACAGTGGGACCGTGCATGCTTTTGATGCACTAATACATCTGTTTTTTCTCCATTCTCATGGTTTCTCAGGGATTGGTGAAGCTCAGAGACCTCTATGTGCAGTCCAAGTTTCTTTTTCCCACTGAGAGTATCATTCAAGCAAAGGATAGTGTTGGTAGCGTTTTCAAAGGATTATAAGATGTGATGGCTGATGCTGCTGGAACTCACTACTGCAAGTTCAGAGAACTGATCATAGGTCACATAATTAAGCTTCTCTTCAGCATCTGCTCCTACAAGTGCTTGACAGGGGCATCTGCAGAGCCATTAAGCACGAAGGCAAGTACTTAATCTTGATCTCTAACCTGCACAAATTACCATTACAATAAAGATCTCCGACAACATAGACAATACTGATCATCTCCATATGCATGAATTTGCAAACTCTTCCTGTGGATGAGCTTAACCACCTCATCCTTGGCCTCCTTCCCACAAGGCATTAAGCTCCCCAGTTGGCTTCTCAAAGATTATGACAAGATAAATTTATGACAGTCAAGGTTTGCTGTACCGGTACTGGACGGCGTGCCGGTGCCGAATCGGTACGGTACGGTATCAGTACCGTACCGTACCAACATACGGTACGCCCAAGCGTATCGATCCGGTACacaatttttttcgattttcaaattttttttttagatttttaaagttaataattgataaatacaacacatattattgacatatttgggttcaatttgaagttaggttgcggtacaaagacttttgatccaaaatttcaaacatatatttatttacattatatttcaactatgtcatcttaaaactaaagaaaaaatatataaaatacgcattaaaatgtatctaaatatttaagtacaaaacgcaataactgatatacgaaccttaagatgtactctgcatttaatttcttgtcgagtgtctgtgacgctcgtagatatctggatcatcaacatagtctgaagggacatcagtccaaccctctagccaagctgcaccgtactctcgaatattcatcatctcataaggcatcctctctggattgtaagatatCTCAGatctctcgctaaaattctgactctgagaagtatcctcgagatgatggtacggttgtggaggagTCCATCCAAATATGCTAGTAGCAAAATATGATCTgtaagatgctccaggctgcataggatagtaaccactagaagatgatgcctcggatgcaccatatgcatatggatcataaggtgactgtggataataggatccataatgcaaggatgatccagatacatccatggatcctactTCACGTGCAAGATTGtccgcagctgcatcatgtgctggacgacctctaggagcccgtcgtctatatgaaatcgactccccacgatctctaccgactcgtccaccatgatccctatcctgtgtgacatgcgtaaactgagactcaccggtgaatcgaatatcactctgtggctgtgtctcataaacggtggtctcctgtcctccagttcctccctgatcatcagatccatggctactactaccagtatcatcatcactctccctggTGTCTTTATCTGAATCAGATAactcctgtactctcgagagtggtgcacgtgcaaCTGTCTTTTCCTTTCCCTccccttgtgcccctctgtgactgagtttcctgtgattggaaggatggatgccttcttgctggcTGCTGGGAGGAACGTTTATACATCTCTCGCTCGAATATCTGGAAAGATGTATCGGATAgtgagtcatgtgatgaatgagtcccttgtgtcccctcagactgtggctgatcagctggaatcctatgtggaatatttttttctgcccattgccttggatccaccctgatctcccttgtcaccacactggctggtcgtggaggggatcctggctcatcaagctctggttCCTACTACTGACCTGCAAGCCATCTGATGATCGGATCGTCGTCctcgtcggcataatcatccagcgtcggatcagtgtacttcaactgaacttcctcctgaatacattttagcctcaacctcagattgtagtgaacatatataagatcgtcgaggcatttttgtgtcagacgatttctctgtttgctgtggataagggcgaaagtggatcaattacgctcacagccactagcagagatcgtctgagaaagaatacggacagccatatgtctcaaattttgtgctgacgttccaaaatgaatccatcattcagctacaaaagtaaaattacatatcaaatttgatgatattattaagcaaaattacatatcaatctatattgctcattattgatatgtaatttacctgAATTCATTTgttttttgcttacgacagctgatgggattccaaaactgtctgatccctctctaaactgtttcgtctaaaataaaatatatttattatttataaatatatcagatcgaatttAGTTGAATAATTatatctgttttaaactagcatacctcttgcagacacaacgacgcgatttctggatcggacaccatcttatatatgacattgcgaagagcagcaagaagctcgctatccatatctatctccggaatagtatactgaaatctcggattcaagtaataagctgcagataaatttcaagactgattgagcacaattttattttcatgcttcgaaaaaatattttaaaacattcttgaatccaaacttaccagctagatgcaaatctctgcccatctgatagtcccaacggcgctcaataatgttaatgaattcttgagcatgcttgggatcattctcactgatctgtttctttgttctctccatcatgtaatataggaagcccatctgggggtatctTTTGCTGTCCACGgcgcgaagcacctcatataaagacttaatagccttcactatcttctcagcctgctgccaaaatgactgactcatcaccaagttctccacatgacttccatcagtgccggccctcgcatatctgctctcctgtcactcggcactgacaaacatctgacgtaaggctgttttcttctgaagaagactatcaagtacTATATAGTTGGTAGCAAACCATGTGATATCCGATCGTAAGATCTCCCCCCCAGTATAcatccgcatcaatgaaagaacccatgtgtggttgtagatgaatctaatAATGAtctgggcaatctccactacctgctgcaccctgcgaatctttccgatatccatcaatataagatcaatgcaatgtgcagcacatggggtccagtatatctgcggtcgctactccatcagcaactctccggcagccttatattgtgatccgttatctgtgatgacctgcacgacatgctgctcacctactgaatcaatcacctcctccatcagaccaaggatatatgtggcattgtgcatcttatctgaagcatcgattgatttgtaaaaaaatatttttccatcacagtatgtcaaaaaattaatgatgctccgtctagtaggatctgtccaaccatcacacatcactgtcagatcgtatgtaggccatttatttttgtaagaagcaatccatctctgcagatcctccttattgctgtcaagaagctgacaatagatgtccttaggtcctggaGGATCTACACCCTGACCGGCAGCCTCTATAgctgaaatagcagatcggtaGTAAGGATTGACTGCTATATTTGCTGGAATCTGGCTGAAATGAAACCATGATTCAATAGCTCACCatatatccttcttcttattttttttcagcatactgtcaattctctgctgctttgaatccttgctggacaaagcatgtggatccaaatcctgaatgctggctcctgctggaatatctctggaggacctcctcctactgccaaaagctcccaacaaagaagacatgctgcgtctgctccctctaccaccaggctctctgactaaggtagtcctcctgaactcgaattcttccctaccagtcgctgatccagattttgattcgtagcatgatggtccgaATCGGTCTCTGTACTGGGCCATCTCCTCCTGCTGGTACTGATCCGCCAAGCTCGCatgaatggcagcctcaatctgtgcctccttatcatctggagcagaagccttctctaactctctagagtgataagaaggtagctctgcagctcgacggtctaTTTCGGTCTTTTTCTGCTTTGTCCCTTCC contains these protein-coding regions:
- the LOC105045920 gene encoding SCAR-like protein 1 isoform X2, coding for MRSQLKTSNTCHTHMKLSLPKFAAEIFHDLHEEVMATAARGHGLMLRVQQLEAEFPSIEKTFFTQTNNPNFACNDGIDWHANIQMDLNLITQGDMPRFILDSYEECRGPPHLFTLDKFDVAGAGACLKRYSDPSFFKMELASSGMLETELPREKKARKIKKKGSRWKNGRTLESLLAPDADSDLQQITSDQVSEKSSRHVKLKTRHLNGMGKSNERGLMERLLEIHSSEQKVLFGNSISHSHVKINPIDSNESATVIREIAVDSLAERPLVRETNLIQSPTEKEVAGLPLNELEMRKIKNKELSEVLHDSFDELKKTDSDYLVVKQKEMSTESGYKSEGQGSVNGCVFSQPETTSLQVVDQNKLLGDAEYITEGGADGYRSDDISSELDNFVDALNTMESELETDCECRGKAEPGVFNMESHGEYSDINEAQQELQIQFSEQDSVDNSAKSLSSNTVLNNEITSISDSDTSSLAVAQPTQRSMVSLDLPANSEICSAKTYNSTETDCEDMENSDLSVVVAESHGKNSDNSEAQQELQAHLSEPDSVDNSTKSLSLNNMFKNETTCVSESDTTTSPLVAQPTQRNMDSVDFPANSEICPAKIYDKTTEELWQNDEDTKLNSSDDLVSSSCIGDSTSILVSVHHQGSFHESQSVARDQNGLPSGYEASEANEATKYFDGPSLESDYLELSHPAEHVEELISEDMVETFDMPDHFSQIEDRSMPGEAPTGYIEDSLLPLIASIIVESQKSEEPSTRACSGGDKSPEHVEELISEDMAETFDMPDHFSQIEDRSMSGEAPTGCIEDLLLPLTTSIIVESQESEEPDTRACSGGYKPPTISAFSPDINSIASKPDNLAIELGNGMQPEDIFTQRSSSFLKDTHNIAEEFKGSSVGTKHDDVPEKMHPSDHSVELNSEDMMITLDMTNHHSQTQDKCILKKIPLGFGEDSTLSSTGHIGETQESMKQDAEACLCGSTSPTNPALSPEIGFTVQPEGSAAEMENAVAPSEHLACLTVGLENAEEMAEYNMLVPNTLAPDLEYFSDAKEPQEFPRVVSAGCTHLSYVEETSPNDMQLQCNVPNHELLECPISVDDSLKLLDELTVHISQENTLQTGEPTQCEDIVGDNAIFEHNSDNAHPCSTYSPETSGLQVQLEEHGIPDVASLYQYPVEKQEAISPKDKRVMDSQGIQYTALPEEDQPVTASTIFDPELSILYSSDPPDSRLVSDVCQTKSSGDVQTDLPSDNDEANLICSLESKQDFVFKALPHGGCDGTEEKKPVSTKKPQEFPHVVSAGCTHLSYVEEASPSDMQLQCNVPKHELIECPISVDDSLKLLDKLTVHISQENTLQTAEPTQCEDMVADNAIFEHNSDNAHPCSTYSPETSGLQVQLQEHGIPDVAALYRYQVEKQEAISPKDKRAMDSQRIQYTALPEEDQPVTASTAFDPELSILYSSDPSDSILPTDVCQTKSSGDVQTDLPSNNDKANLICSLESKQDFVFKALPHGGCESTEEKEPLSTHFLSEPTIPLEEAASRLEVGSELIVLPVHQEGEHLDLHAQTIDLNDEPSEEGPELRSHDSSMNGDVSELETPPSNKAMCWQVEPEASISSACSSELISSSLASNVPAVMLPSFTSSDVMVLETSSQLPVEPESGKPVSSFPFQDVEEPPPLPPLPPLEWRRGKLELGSLSSFGSLFQPPSGTNRSMVPSATDWKNGCLLADEGEMVKSTNPFVTIPVLEAKSSQHGLLKSEGEKMHPFRLSELPPIAGEEGHQHDAPFLEGKVVYSSNPCLVVSPVEDEKHPCSHNSVGGVMLQPSNRFASLSVLEDEISQCPPLLQGETLQPSGVTSSQLDQLLSSELERDQESEHGHLSLESKTSEPPETFLVQSDTEDEKCQYRSGICGAENMHLLQSSVPVPTMGPELPKLVHVTSREDDQSSQIDVLPTPDDENSNVKPRSIRNRPRDPLIEAVAAHDRSTMRKVSEIVRPSNKPKAAERDSLLEQIRSKSFNLKPAVVTKPNIKGPTTNLKVAAIIEKANAIRQAFVGSDEDNEDSWSDS